The following are encoded in a window of Gammaproteobacteria bacterium genomic DNA:
- a CDS encoding xanthine dehydrogenase family protein molybdopterin-binding subunit, with protein MAYELLGKDFVPPDVHGKVTGMAKYAEDFRADGMVFCRLMLSPMPHARVRNLDVSEALAMEGVLAVLTADDVPAQPPPADPILTNEPLFVGQPILAVAAESETLAQDAIDRIRIELEELPFTVDPLESLYPGGPDARTDGNVVDNRLIGPPQLKRVKWTAADFAAAGEDKLPMGEPLAEWSYGDVDANFENAALVLDETFVTAGMSHHSMEPRSALAYWQNGKCFVYGSSQSQSFVVPDLARFIGVDVADLVYVAETCGGGFGSKGTAYPIMSIPAHMSRKLNGRPVMMRISRAEEYYLGFARTGFQGRIRMGFKPDGRVTAVDMYVVQENGATAGFPDWPSSGETVSILYQPEAMRWRGMNVFTNTVPRSAQRGPGHNQTVSIVEPLMDKAARQLGLDPLEIRRANAPGMDAKIGGERAPVTSCYLRDALEKGAAAFNWAERKARSGQRNGSKVRGVGVGQAFHPAGFSGFDGIVRITPDGKLHIHTGVGNLGTYSHSGTARIAAEALKMDWANCIVERGDTRKHLPWNIGQFGSNTSFTMARTNFVAAQDALAKLKEIAAMDLGGAPDDYDIGGERVFRKDDDSVGMTYAAAAQRAIELGGKFDGHEPPADVNPMTRASVLALAGTGLVGAAKDNLPITAQPAAFAVGFVELDLDVETGKFEILDYLAVADCGTVIHPQGLAAQIKGGAVMGFGMASLERHIYDPQNGLPGNVGLYQAKPATYLDVPSVMRSDAVDKPDPQSPLGTKGIGEPVMGAGSASLLCAISDAMGGHYFNRIPVTPDQIVNALYRQTQSHGPLQVNTA; from the coding sequence ATGGCTTACGAACTGCTCGGGAAGGACTTCGTGCCGCCGGACGTGCACGGCAAAGTCACGGGCATGGCGAAGTACGCCGAGGATTTTCGCGCCGACGGCATGGTGTTCTGCCGGCTCATGCTGTCGCCGATGCCGCACGCCCGAGTTCGCAATCTCGACGTGTCCGAGGCCCTCGCGATGGAGGGCGTCCTCGCCGTCCTGACCGCCGACGACGTCCCGGCGCAGCCCCCGCCCGCCGACCCGATCCTCACGAACGAGCCGCTGTTCGTCGGCCAGCCGATCCTCGCGGTCGCCGCCGAGTCCGAGACGCTCGCGCAGGACGCGATCGACCGGATCCGGATCGAGCTCGAGGAGCTGCCGTTCACGGTGGATCCGCTCGAGAGCCTCTATCCCGGCGGCCCGGACGCGCGCACCGACGGCAACGTCGTCGACAACCGTTTGATCGGCCCGCCGCAGCTGAAGCGCGTGAAGTGGACCGCCGCGGACTTCGCGGCCGCCGGCGAGGACAAGCTGCCGATGGGCGAGCCGCTCGCGGAATGGTCGTACGGGGACGTCGACGCGAACTTCGAGAACGCGGCCCTCGTGCTCGACGAGACCTTCGTCACGGCCGGCATGTCGCACCACTCGATGGAGCCGCGCTCGGCCCTTGCGTACTGGCAGAACGGCAAGTGCTTCGTTTACGGCTCGTCGCAAAGCCAGAGCTTCGTGGTCCCGGATCTCGCGCGCTTCATCGGCGTCGACGTCGCGGATCTCGTTTACGTCGCCGAGACCTGCGGCGGCGGCTTCGGGTCGAAGGGAACGGCGTATCCGATCATGTCGATCCCGGCGCACATGTCGCGGAAGCTCAACGGGCGTCCCGTGATGATGCGGATCAGCCGCGCGGAGGAGTACTACCTCGGCTTCGCGCGCACGGGTTTCCAGGGCCGCATCCGGATGGGCTTCAAGCCCGACGGGCGCGTCACGGCGGTCGACATGTACGTCGTGCAGGAAAACGGTGCGACCGCGGGCTTCCCGGATTGGCCGTCCTCCGGCGAGACCGTTTCGATTCTCTATCAGCCCGAAGCGATGCGCTGGCGCGGCATGAACGTGTTCACGAACACGGTCCCGCGGTCGGCGCAGCGCGGGCCCGGCCATAATCAGACCGTCTCGATCGTCGAGCCGCTGATGGACAAGGCCGCGCGGCAGCTCGGTCTCGATCCGCTCGAGATCCGCCGGGCGAACGCGCCCGGGATGGACGCGAAGATCGGCGGCGAGCGGGCGCCGGTCACGAGCTGTTATCTGCGCGACGCGCTCGAGAAGGGCGCCGCCGCGTTCAACTGGGCCGAGCGCAAGGCGCGCAGCGGGCAGCGCAACGGCTCGAAGGTGCGCGGCGTCGGCGTAGGGCAAGCCTTCCATCCCGCCGGTTTCTCCGGTTTCGATGGAATCGTGCGCATCACGCCCGACGGCAAGCTCCACATTCATACCGGCGTCGGCAACCTCGGCACGTACTCGCACAGCGGCACGGCGCGGATCGCGGCCGAGGCGCTGAAGATGGACTGGGCGAACTGCATCGTCGAGCGCGGCGACACGCGCAAGCACCTGCCGTGGAACATCGGGCAATTCGGCAGCAACACGTCCTTCACGATGGCGCGCACGAATTTCGTCGCCGCCCAGGACGCGCTCGCGAAGCTCAAGGAGATCGCGGCAATGGATCTCGGCGGCGCGCCCGACGACTACGACATCGGCGGCGAGCGCGTCTTCCGCAAGGACGACGACTCGGTCGGCATGACCTACGCGGCCGCCGCGCAGCGTGCGATCGAGCTCGGCGGAAAGTTCGACGGCCACGAGCCGCCGGCCGATGTGAATCCGATGACGCGGGCATCGGTTCTGGCGCTGGCCGGGACCGGTCTCGTCGGCGCCGCGAAGGACAATCTCCCGATCACCGCGCAGCCCGCGGCGTTCGCCGTCGGCTTCGTCGAGCTCGACCTCGACGTCGAGACCGGGAAGTTCGAGATTCTCGACTACTTGGCGGTCGCGGATTGCGGCACCGTGATCCACCCGCAGGGGCTGGCCGCGCAGATCAAGGGCGGCGCGGTCATGGGCTTCGGCATGGCGTCGCTGGAGCGGCACATCTACGATCCGCAGAACGGCCTGCCGGGCAACGTCGGGCTGTACCAGGCGAAGCCCGCCACGTATCTCGACGTGCCTTCGGTCATGCGCAGCGATGCGGTCGACAAGCCGGATCCGCAGAGC